Proteins found in one Synechococcus sp. LA31 genomic segment:
- a CDS encoding IctB family putative bicarbonate transporter codes for MSLAPVPSTTPWLLRWQGLLTRAANGPISSRLSLIAGIVLCALMAGLPLVTRGGLSLLILAAGLLWLLWALCTPAGRIGTISGWLLLMLGIAVLATGFSPVPMAAFKGLLKLLSYLSVYALMRQLLAAAPPWWDRIVAALLAGELVSAVLAIRQLYGDTTELARWADPNSVADGTIRVYGPLENPNLLAGYLIPILPIALVALLRWRSWPQRLFAATALLSGSAALFFSYSRGGWLGMLAALGAVALMLVLRQTRHWPTLWRRLFPLLLVSAAVAVLVVAVTQIEPLRIRVMSLLAGRQDSSNNFRINVWLAAIDMIQARPWLGIGPGNTAFNLIYPLFQQPKFNALSAYSVPLELLVEGGIPNLLAGLGLLAACIRAGWAQLKGESAWALPAIAALAAIAGLCVQGVTDTIFFRPEVQLTGWFCLATLSVSRSAQTSSDA; via the coding sequence ATGAGCCTGGCCCCGGTGCCGTCCACCACTCCCTGGCTGCTGCGCTGGCAAGGGCTGCTGACCAGAGCCGCCAACGGACCCATCAGCTCGCGCCTGAGCCTGATCGCCGGGATTGTGCTCTGTGCCCTGATGGCCGGCCTGCCGCTGGTAACGCGGGGGGGATTGAGCTTGTTGATCCTGGCCGCCGGACTGCTCTGGCTGCTGTGGGCTCTATGCACCCCGGCTGGGCGCATTGGCACGATCAGTGGCTGGCTGCTGCTGATGCTTGGCATCGCAGTGCTGGCCACGGGCTTTTCGCCGGTGCCGATGGCGGCCTTCAAGGGGCTGCTGAAGCTGCTCAGCTATCTGAGCGTGTACGCCCTGATGCGCCAGCTGCTGGCTGCAGCACCTCCTTGGTGGGATCGGATCGTGGCAGCGCTGCTCGCTGGAGAGCTGGTGAGTGCGGTGCTGGCGATCCGTCAGCTTTATGGGGATACCACTGAGCTAGCCCGCTGGGCCGATCCCAACTCCGTGGCGGATGGCACGATCCGTGTCTACGGCCCCCTGGAGAACCCCAACCTGCTGGCGGGTTATCTCATTCCGATCCTGCCCATCGCTCTGGTGGCATTGCTCCGTTGGCGCAGCTGGCCCCAGCGCCTTTTCGCTGCAACAGCGCTGCTGAGCGGCAGCGCAGCCCTCTTTTTCAGCTACAGCCGCGGTGGCTGGCTAGGCATGCTGGCCGCCCTGGGAGCGGTCGCTCTGATGCTGGTGCTGCGGCAGACCCGCCACTGGCCAACGCTTTGGCGACGGCTCTTTCCCCTGCTGCTGGTCAGCGCCGCCGTGGCCGTACTGGTAGTCGCCGTGACCCAAATCGAACCACTGCGCATCCGTGTGATGAGCCTGCTGGCCGGCCGCCAGGACAGCTCCAACAACTTCCGCATCAATGTGTGGCTGGCGGCGATCGACATGATCCAGGCCAGGCCCTGGCTGGGGATCGGCCCCGGCAACACCGCCTTCAACCTGATTTATCCGCTGTTTCAGCAGCCCAAGTTCAATGCCCTCAGCGCTTACTCGGTGCCGCTGGAGCTACTGGTGGAAGGGGGCATTCCCAATCTGCTGGCCGGGCTGGGCCTGCTAGCGGCCTGCATCCGGGCAGGCTGGGCCCAGTTGAAGGGGGAATCAGCCTGGGCGTTACCCGCCATTGCCGCACTGGCCGCCATCGCCGGGTTGTGCGTTCAGGGCGTAACCGACACGATTTTCTTCCGGCCTGAGGTGCAGCTCACCGGCTGGTTTTGCCTGGCCACCTTGAGCGTGAGCCGCAGCGCACAGACCAGCAGCGATGCCTGA
- a CDS encoding N-acetylglucosamine kinase has product MPDTEHRLIAGFDAGQTHTTCRLATLQPDGSWQVLSEGQGTGVSHLAAEGGAPRFEAALGSSLRWALDAAGLPANATLYATGIGASGIESGSTVQEQGTHLASACLGLAQQRVVVVGDECTALAGAFNGGAGILVISGTGCIALGSDGQGHSHRCGGWGWLLDGAGSAMDIGRDGLALSVQMADGRLPETALRQELWQALGASSAQAVKAAVVAPHFAAAGFARLAPVMHQLALGGDPHAQAVIQRSAEALAAMVHTIAERLKLPEPAVCGVGGALHHLSVLRQGFSRELKRRLPQAELQPPGGDACSGALRLAAQAALR; this is encoded by the coding sequence ATGCCTGACACGGAGCACCGGCTGATCGCCGGTTTCGATGCTGGCCAAACCCACACCACCTGCCGGCTAGCCACGCTGCAACCCGATGGCTCCTGGCAAGTGCTCAGTGAAGGCCAGGGCACGGGCGTCTCACACCTCGCGGCCGAGGGTGGAGCCCCACGTTTTGAAGCTGCACTGGGCAGCAGCCTCAGGTGGGCGCTGGATGCAGCAGGTCTACCGGCCAACGCCACCCTTTACGCCACCGGCATCGGGGCCAGCGGCATCGAATCGGGCAGCACCGTGCAGGAGCAAGGCACCCACCTGGCTTCGGCGTGTCTAGGTCTGGCTCAGCAGCGAGTGGTGGTGGTGGGGGATGAGTGCACCGCACTTGCGGGAGCGTTCAACGGCGGCGCGGGGATCTTGGTGATCAGTGGCACCGGCTGCATCGCCCTCGGCAGTGATGGCCAGGGGCACAGCCACCGCTGCGGCGGGTGGGGCTGGCTCTTGGATGGGGCTGGATCCGCCATGGACATTGGCCGCGATGGCCTGGCCCTGAGCGTGCAGATGGCCGATGGGCGCCTGCCGGAAACGGCCCTGCGCCAAGAGCTCTGGCAGGCCCTGGGGGCTAGCAGCGCCCAGGCGGTGAAAGCCGCCGTGGTGGCCCCACACTTCGCTGCGGCAGGGTTCGCCCGACTGGCCCCTGTGATGCATCAACTAGCCCTCGGCGGCGACCCCCACGCCCAAGCGGTGATCCAACGCTCGGCGGAGGCACTGGCAGCGATGGTGCACACCATTGCCGAGCGCTTGAAGCTGCCTGAGCCTGCCGTGTGCGGAGTGGGGGGAGCCCTGCATCACCTCAGCGTCCTGCGGCAGGGATTCAGCAGAGAGCTGAAGCGGCGGCTGCCGCAGGCCGAGCTGCAACCACCAGGGGGCGATGCCTGCAGCGGCGCTCTCCGCTTAGCCGCTCAGGCAGCGTTGAGGTAG
- the glmM gene encoding phosphoglucosamine mutase, which yields MAEPAAFSLAASPLGAPLPQGTAAFGTDGIRGRVGSQITPALALQLGYWCGQVLPQGGPILLGSDSRSSGPMLVAALAAGLTAAGREVLDLGLCPTPAVPGAIRQLGGSGGLMVSASHNPPHDNGIKVFGACGAKLGKQQQAAIEAGLHGVGQDHKGFCGSGRLQQRPDLMQDYQQRLLESVGAARLDGCRIVLDLCWGSASSCGEALFRALGADLTVLHGAPDGNRINQGCGSTHLEPLQQAVIAQGAAMGFAFDGDADRMLAVDGRGRIVDGDQILYLWGQALMAESALPGNRIVATVMSNLGFERAWQASGGVLERTAVGDQYVYAAMEELGAALGGEQSGHILSARHGMSGDGLLTALQVATLIEAQGGSLTDWMDGSFQPYPQKLVNVTVPDQGRRTGWQSCEPLQEAVHQAETAMQGCGRVLVRASGTEPLLRVMVEAAEQSDVDHWSQQLAALADRYLNAA from the coding sequence ATGGCCGAGCCGGCTGCGTTCTCCTTGGCTGCCTCTCCATTGGGTGCGCCGTTGCCCCAGGGCACTGCAGCCTTCGGCACCGATGGCATCCGCGGCCGGGTGGGCAGCCAGATCACGCCTGCTCTGGCCCTGCAATTGGGCTACTGGTGTGGGCAGGTGCTGCCACAGGGTGGCCCGATTTTGCTCGGGAGTGATTCCCGCAGCAGCGGGCCGATGTTGGTGGCGGCCCTGGCGGCCGGGCTCACGGCGGCGGGGCGCGAGGTGCTGGATCTCGGCTTGTGCCCCACGCCCGCTGTGCCCGGGGCGATCCGCCAGCTCGGTGGCAGCGGCGGCCTGATGGTGAGCGCCAGCCACAACCCCCCACACGACAACGGCATCAAGGTGTTTGGCGCCTGCGGCGCCAAACTCGGCAAGCAGCAACAGGCTGCGATTGAGGCCGGTTTGCATGGAGTCGGCCAGGATCACAAGGGGTTTTGCGGAAGCGGCCGCTTGCAGCAGCGCCCCGACCTGATGCAGGACTACCAGCAGCGTTTGTTGGAGAGCGTGGGCGCTGCGCGTCTGGATGGTTGCCGGATTGTGCTGGATCTCTGCTGGGGGTCTGCCAGCAGCTGCGGGGAGGCGCTGTTCAGGGCGTTGGGGGCTGACCTCACCGTGTTGCACGGCGCTCCCGATGGCAACCGCATCAATCAGGGCTGCGGCAGTACCCACTTGGAGCCGCTGCAGCAGGCCGTGATCGCGCAGGGAGCGGCGATGGGCTTTGCCTTTGATGGCGATGCCGACCGGATGCTGGCGGTGGATGGCCGCGGCCGGATCGTGGATGGCGATCAGATCTTGTATCTCTGGGGCCAGGCGCTGATGGCCGAGAGCGCCTTACCGGGCAATCGCATCGTGGCCACGGTGATGAGCAACCTGGGTTTCGAGCGCGCTTGGCAGGCCTCTGGTGGCGTGCTGGAGCGCACCGCGGTGGGCGATCAATATGTCTATGCCGCTATGGAGGAGCTGGGGGCGGCCCTCGGGGGCGAGCAATCCGGCCATATCCTTTCGGCCCGGCATGGCATGAGCGGCGACGGCCTGCTCACCGCCCTGCAGGTGGCCACGTTGATCGAGGCCCAGGGTGGATCCCTGACCGATTGGATGGACGGCAGCTTCCAGCCCTATCCGCAAAAATTGGTGAATGTAACCGTGCCCGATCAGGGGCGCCGCACGGGCTGGCAGAGCTGTGAGCCCCTGCAAGAGGCTGTGCACCAGGCGGAAACGGCGATGCAGGGCTGCGGCCGGGTGCTGGTGCGGGCCAGCGGCACCGAACCGCTGCTGCGGGTGATGGTGGAGGCGGCTGAGCAGAGCGACGTGGATCACTGGAGCCAGCAGCTAGCCGCGCTGGCTGACCGCTACCTCAACGCTGCCTGA
- a CDS encoding lytic transglycosylase domain-containing protein, giving the protein MPQLRPAATLLIGATCLGSGIALAAARQALVQLAPPLTPNSTTAQLEAARFRGINPQRRREAALLLSAQPQRSEQERKRLLLGQGWGHSPLAAVVLKQSGRWQALLRRFPQEPASADALYALGRRNELLQRFPAHPAALAAALEAGDGLHLARWGARWPGAEPLLLQACEAAQTTVKPHERHWLAAGLLQLGQLEAARRCLGEPPWPPELTLNLSRSLLRGDAAERAEGQLLLLRMAQRQPNNTFSQEAAALLAEDPGEVALTLLDQLPENLNSSAAVQARLALEGLIPWQPVLQRWPKEPSSWELQWELARQALLQRRWVQASTILTAINSQELPAPLAARQLFWQGYSAQQQGQRQQAERLWQAVLQAQPMGYYSWRAMVRLGRVLPPTNASQPTGGKELLWRPLASGNQRLDDLWRTGQALEAWESWRNLRGGAAPKDAQQRLLEGRLRTGIGDDWTGLGQLEFANLRLPQPGCRQQWLRETDQHPRRFQSELGEAAQHEGVDLELLWGVARQESRFSPGVASPVGAIGLLQLMPDTAAELARRELSTQELQNPALNAQLGARYLRQLLERWQSQPFLSAASYNAGPGAVASWLNSALPDPQREPELWTEAIPYPETRLYVKKVLGNRWSYQLLQHDPALICGR; this is encoded by the coding sequence TTGCCCCAGCTGCGCCCCGCCGCCACCCTGCTGATCGGCGCCACCTGCCTGGGCAGCGGCATCGCCTTGGCCGCTGCCCGCCAGGCCTTGGTGCAGCTGGCTCCACCGCTCACTCCCAACAGCACCACCGCCCAGCTGGAGGCAGCCCGCTTCCGCGGCATCAATCCGCAACGGCGCCGCGAGGCCGCTTTGCTGCTCAGCGCCCAACCCCAACGCAGCGAGCAGGAACGCAAGCGCCTGCTGCTGGGCCAGGGCTGGGGTCACTCCCCCCTGGCTGCCGTGGTGCTCAAGCAATCGGGCCGGTGGCAGGCGCTGCTGCGCCGCTTCCCGCAGGAGCCCGCCAGCGCTGATGCCCTCTACGCCCTGGGCCGCCGCAACGAGCTGCTGCAGCGCTTCCCGGCCCACCCAGCCGCGCTAGCAGCGGCGCTGGAAGCTGGCGACGGCCTGCACCTGGCCCGCTGGGGGGCCCGCTGGCCTGGGGCAGAACCGCTGCTGCTCCAGGCCTGCGAAGCAGCGCAAACCACGGTCAAGCCGCACGAACGCCACTGGCTGGCCGCTGGCTTGCTGCAGCTGGGCCAGCTGGAGGCGGCGCGCCGCTGCCTTGGAGAGCCGCCGTGGCCGCCGGAGCTCACCCTGAACCTGAGCCGAAGCCTGCTGCGCGGGGATGCTGCCGAGCGGGCCGAAGGCCAGCTGTTGCTCCTGCGGATGGCCCAGCGACAGCCCAACAACACGTTTAGCCAGGAGGCCGCAGCTCTGCTGGCTGAAGACCCAGGCGAGGTAGCGCTCACCCTGCTGGATCAATTGCCCGAGAACCTCAACAGCAGCGCAGCGGTGCAGGCGCGGTTGGCGCTGGAGGGGCTCATCCCCTGGCAACCGGTGCTGCAGCGCTGGCCTAAGGAGCCCTCCAGCTGGGAGCTGCAATGGGAGCTGGCCCGCCAAGCACTGCTGCAGCGGCGCTGGGTGCAGGCCAGCACGATCCTCACGGCCATCAACAGCCAGGAGCTGCCGGCGCCCCTGGCTGCGCGGCAGTTGTTCTGGCAGGGCTACAGCGCCCAGCAGCAGGGCCAGCGCCAGCAGGCCGAACGCCTGTGGCAAGCCGTGCTGCAGGCCCAGCCGATGGGGTACTACAGCTGGCGGGCGATGGTGCGGCTGGGCCGGGTGCTGCCGCCCACCAACGCCAGCCAACCAACAGGAGGGAAGGAGTTGCTCTGGCGCCCCTTGGCCAGCGGCAACCAACGCCTCGACGACCTCTGGCGCACGGGCCAGGCGCTTGAGGCCTGGGAAAGCTGGCGCAACCTGCGGGGGGGTGCAGCGCCAAAAGACGCGCAGCAACGGCTGCTCGAAGGTCGCCTGCGGACCGGCATCGGTGATGACTGGACAGGGCTGGGCCAGCTGGAGTTCGCCAATCTGCGCCTGCCACAGCCTGGCTGCCGGCAGCAGTGGCTGCGGGAGACCGATCAGCACCCGCGCCGCTTCCAAAGCGAGCTGGGGGAAGCAGCCCAGCACGAAGGGGTGGATCTCGAGCTGCTCTGGGGTGTAGCACGGCAGGAATCGCGCTTCAGCCCAGGGGTGGCCTCCCCGGTGGGCGCCATCGGCCTGCTGCAGCTGATGCCCGACACCGCCGCCGAACTGGCCAGGCGCGAGCTCAGCACCCAGGAGCTGCAAAACCCTGCGCTGAATGCTCAGCTGGGCGCGCGCTATCTGCGCCAACTGCTGGAGCGCTGGCAGAGCCAACCCTTTCTGAGTGCGGCCAGCTACAACGCTGGGCCAGGCGCCGTGGCCAGCTGGTTGAATTCAGCCTTACCAGACCCGCAGCGGGAGCCGGAACTGTGGACCGAAGCCATCCCTTACCCGGAAACACGCCTCTACGTGAAAAAGGTGCTCGGCAACCGCTGGAGTTATCAGCTGCTGCAGCACGATCCGGCTCTGATCTGCGGCCGTTAG
- a CDS encoding NIL domain-containing protein, with the protein MKRRITLHFPREAVHQPIAYRLAVEFDIAAKILRAQIAPNQSGTMVVELSGDIDDLVAAEQWLEAQGLGLNRASGQIRVDRDRCVDCGICTSVCPSGALSSAAPSWQLQFDAQRCLVCEQCIPTCPFEAIALVLEPSP; encoded by the coding sequence GTGAAGCGCCGCATCACCCTCCACTTCCCCCGCGAAGCGGTGCATCAGCCGATCGCCTACCGGCTGGCCGTGGAGTTCGATATCGCTGCCAAGATCCTGCGCGCCCAGATCGCTCCCAACCAGAGCGGCACCATGGTGGTGGAGCTCTCTGGCGATATCGACGATCTCGTCGCTGCTGAGCAGTGGCTTGAAGCCCAAGGCCTCGGTCTCAACCGCGCCTCTGGCCAGATCCGGGTGGATCGTGATCGGTGCGTGGATTGCGGCATCTGCACCAGCGTGTGCCCCAGCGGGGCTCTGAGTTCCGCCGCACCCTCTTGGCAGCTGCAGTTCGACGCGCAACGCTGCCTGGTGTGTGAACAATGCATTCCCACCTGTCCGTTCGAGGCCATCGCCCTGGTGCTGGAGCCATCCCCGTGA
- a CDS encoding thioredoxin domain-containing protein: MLLAALGAVLALALFALRGGLQPAAPLEKLARQSLDLSVALGDGRPTLVEFYADWCEACQAMAPAMETIEQQHHGEIDVVLLNVDNPRWQPEIDRYDVNGIPQLELFNASGDAIGRALGARNKPELEALTTALIANAPLPQLAGLANQSSLQPTLAATPVAGPRSHS, translated from the coding sequence ATGCTGCTGGCGGCTCTTGGCGCCGTGCTGGCCTTGGCCCTGTTTGCCCTGCGCGGCGGTCTTCAGCCCGCCGCACCACTGGAGAAACTGGCGCGCCAATCGCTGGATCTCTCGGTGGCCCTTGGCGATGGGCGACCCACCTTGGTGGAGTTTTATGCCGATTGGTGCGAGGCCTGTCAGGCCATGGCTCCAGCGATGGAGACGATCGAGCAGCAACACCATGGCGAGATCGACGTGGTGTTGCTCAACGTGGACAACCCGCGCTGGCAACCCGAAATCGATCGCTACGACGTGAACGGTATCCCGCAGCTGGAGCTGTTCAACGCCTCCGGTGATGCCATCGGTCGGGCCCTTGGCGCCCGCAACAAACCGGAGCTCGAAGCCCTCACCACCGCGTTGATCGCCAACGCGCCCCTGCCGCAACTGGCGGGCCTCGCCAACCAGAGCAGCCTGCAACCCACCCTGGCCGCCACGCCGGTGGCCGGCCCGCGCAGCCACAGCTAA
- the thyX gene encoding FAD-dependent thymidylate synthase, whose translation MNRFRVELIAATPNPQQCIYAAMHQDYSEGFVAADRAEWPEETKAGEICVKRLLSGERGHYGPLEHAQIVLNVGWFPHSVMQQARTHRVGVSFDVQSMRYTGDRICRAANGELDLEEVFYLRPEGHYSDRQGKKYAYTAEERSKDLELCKLAAERYRDMLAAGFAEEHARGILPFDYRQHFVVSFSLRAFLHFMDLRAKLDAQEEIRVLCDLMWPHMQAWAPEIAGWYEKSRLHKARLAP comes from the coding sequence ATGAACCGCTTCCGGGTTGAGCTGATCGCCGCCACCCCCAACCCCCAGCAGTGCATCTACGCCGCGATGCACCAGGACTACAGCGAGGGGTTCGTCGCCGCCGATCGCGCTGAGTGGCCCGAGGAAACAAAGGCCGGTGAAATCTGCGTGAAGCGCCTGCTATCCGGCGAGCGAGGCCATTACGGCCCCTTGGAACACGCCCAGATTGTGCTCAACGTGGGCTGGTTTCCCCATTCGGTGATGCAGCAGGCCCGCACCCACCGGGTGGGGGTGAGCTTTGATGTGCAATCGATGCGCTACACGGGCGATCGCATTTGCCGGGCCGCCAATGGCGAACTCGACCTCGAAGAGGTGTTCTATCTGCGTCCCGAAGGTCACTACAGCGATCGCCAAGGCAAGAAATACGCCTACACCGCCGAAGAGCGCAGCAAGGATCTTGAGCTCTGCAAGCTCGCTGCCGAGCGCTACCGCGACATGCTCGCTGCCGGCTTCGCCGAGGAGCACGCCCGCGGCATCCTCCCCTTCGACTACCGCCAGCACTTCGTGGTGAGCTTCTCGCTACGGGCCTTCCTGCACTTCATGGACCTGAGAGCCAAACTCGATGCCCAGGAGGAAATCCGGGTGCTGTGCGACCTGATGTGGCCCCACATGCAGGCATGGGCTCCAGAAATCGCCGGCTGGTACGAGAAGAGCCGGCTGCACAAAGCGCGCCTGGCCCCTTAA
- the dcd gene encoding dCTP deaminase, which produces MLKNDRWINEQAAAGMLAPFQPKLVRHLDPDNGAQPVLSFGCSSYGYDLRLSPQEFLIFKHVPGTVMNPKRFNPANLEPAPLRRDDDGDYFILPAHSYGLGVALEKMKVPPNITVICLGKSTYARLGIIVNTTPAEASWEGHLTLEFSNSSGADCRIYANEGICQLLFFEGDPCETTYQDRAGKYQHQPERVTLAKV; this is translated from the coding sequence ATGCTCAAGAACGACCGCTGGATCAATGAGCAGGCTGCCGCTGGCATGCTCGCGCCCTTCCAGCCCAAGCTGGTGCGCCACCTCGATCCCGATAACGGGGCCCAGCCGGTGCTCAGCTTCGGTTGCTCGTCGTATGGCTATGACCTGCGCCTGTCGCCCCAGGAATTCCTGATCTTCAAGCATGTGCCGGGCACGGTGATGAACCCCAAGCGGTTCAACCCTGCCAACTTGGAGCCCGCTCCCTTGCGCCGTGACGACGACGGCGACTACTTCATCTTGCCTGCGCATTCCTATGGCCTTGGTGTGGCCCTAGAGAAGATGAAGGTGCCGCCCAATATCACCGTGATTTGCCTGGGCAAGAGCACCTACGCCCGCCTAGGCATCATCGTGAATACCACCCCCGCTGAGGCTAGTTGGGAAGGGCATCTCACTTTGGAGTTCAGCAACTCCTCGGGAGCAGATTGTCGTATCTATGCCAATGAGGGCATTTGCCAGTTGTTGTTCTTTGAAGGTGATCCCTGTGAAACCACCTATCAAGATCGCGCTGGGAAATACCAGCACCAACCTGAGCGGGTCACGCTCGCGAAGGTCTAA
- a CDS encoding cob(I)yrinic acid a,c-diamide adenosyltransferase, producing the protein MTASIAALPSGGSGGPSRPGHRGGAARAFSAAPPAAGRSLRLVAQQEGLLQVHTAPFRGSFSGVFSQALRSAGLGSRVLISQFLKGGVEQGLERSVWLCGRLQWLRPAVASCLAQPAAMDEVGRAEREAVLEVWSFTREQMLAGQLDQLVLDELGLAVELGFLEEAEVVAALEQRPSHLDVILTGPSIPSALLAMADQVTQLRRGF; encoded by the coding sequence ATGACGGCGAGCATTGCAGCTCTTCCCAGCGGTGGCTCCGGAGGCCCATCCCGCCCCGGCCACCGCGGGGGTGCGGCGCGCGCCTTCAGCGCGGCGCCGCCGGCGGCTGGGCGCAGCCTGCGCCTCGTGGCCCAGCAGGAGGGGCTGCTGCAGGTTCACACCGCTCCCTTCCGCGGCAGCTTCAGTGGGGTGTTCAGCCAGGCTCTTCGCAGTGCTGGCTTGGGCAGCCGCGTGCTGATCAGCCAGTTTCTGAAAGGTGGGGTGGAGCAAGGGCTGGAGCGCAGTGTGTGGTTGTGCGGCCGGCTGCAGTGGCTGCGCCCTGCGGTGGCGAGTTGCCTAGCGCAGCCTGCGGCGATGGATGAGGTGGGTCGCGCTGAACGCGAGGCAGTGCTGGAGGTGTGGAGCTTCACCCGTGAGCAGATGCTGGCCGGGCAGCTTGATCAGCTGGTGCTCGATGAGCTCGGGTTGGCGGTTGAGCTGGGTTTCCTTGAGGAAGCTGAAGTAGTGGCCGCGTTGGAGCAGCGACCCTCCCACCTGGATGTGATCCTGACGGGGCCGTCCATACCGAGCGCCCTGCTGGCGATGGCGGATCAGGTCACCCAGCTGCGCCGAGGTTTCTGA
- the rph gene encoding ribonuclease PH: protein MSAAPSRSDGRSPSELRPTRFSWDPMGFALSSVTVHTGRTAVICSVCLEESVPKWRQGSGKGWLSADYRLLPASTPSRQPRELMKLSGRTQEIQRLIARSLRACLDLEALGERSLHIDCDVLQADAGTRTASITGAWAALALGLRRLEARGVLERSPLLEQVAAVSVGLVDGSGLLDLDYSEDSRAAVDLNVVMNSQGQLLEVQGTAEGAPFSRQQLNGLLDLAESGLLQLRHSQQQALEQAPN, encoded by the coding sequence ATGTCCGCCGCCCCCTCCCGCAGCGATGGCCGCAGCCCTAGCGAACTGAGGCCCACCCGTTTCAGTTGGGACCCGATGGGATTTGCCCTGAGCTCGGTGACCGTGCACACCGGCCGCACCGCCGTGATCTGCAGCGTGTGCCTCGAGGAGAGCGTGCCCAAATGGCGGCAGGGCTCGGGCAAGGGCTGGCTCAGCGCCGACTACCGCCTATTGCCCGCCAGCACCCCCAGCCGCCAGCCCCGAGAGCTGATGAAACTCTCCGGCCGCACCCAAGAGATCCAGCGGCTGATCGCCCGAAGCCTCAGAGCCTGCTTGGACCTTGAGGCCCTGGGGGAGCGCAGCCTCCACATCGACTGCGACGTGCTGCAGGCCGATGCCGGCACCCGCACCGCTTCGATTACCGGCGCCTGGGCCGCCCTGGCCTTGGGCCTGCGGCGCCTAGAGGCCAGAGGCGTACTGGAGCGATCCCCACTCCTGGAGCAAGTGGCGGCTGTGTCGGTGGGGCTGGTGGATGGGAGCGGTCTGCTCGATCTCGACTACAGCGAAGACAGCCGCGCCGCCGTGGATCTCAACGTCGTGATGAACAGCCAGGGCCAGCTGCTGGAAGTGCAGGGCACCGCTGAAGGCGCACCGTTTTCACGCCAACAGCTCAACGGGTTGCTGGATCTCGCCGAAAGCGGACTGCTGCAACTTCGGCACAGCCAGCAGCAGGCGCTCGAGCAAGCACCGAATTAG
- the ntcA gene encoding global nitrogen regulator NtcA: MVGAQPGFSRYSPSPTTGATPAANTTLLDVIRGLNGSTTETVERGKTIFFPGDPAEKVYLLRRGAVRLSRVYESGEEITVALLRENSLFGVLSLLTGQRSDRFYHAVAFTRVEMVTAPATSVRKAIEIDASVGLLMLQGLSSRILQTETMIETLTHRDMSSRLVSFLLVLCRDFGVPTSEGITIDLRLSHQAIAEAIGSTRVTITRLLGDLRNAGLVQIDRKKITVFDPLALAKRFS; the protein is encoded by the coding sequence ATGGTCGGCGCCCAACCAGGCTTCAGCCGCTACTCCCCCAGCCCCACGACTGGCGCCACCCCGGCCGCCAATACAACGCTGCTGGATGTGATCCGCGGTCTCAACGGCAGCACCACGGAAACGGTGGAGCGCGGCAAAACGATTTTCTTCCCGGGCGATCCAGCCGAGAAGGTCTACCTGCTGCGTCGCGGTGCTGTGCGCCTGTCGCGGGTGTACGAATCCGGTGAAGAGATCACCGTGGCCCTGCTGCGTGAAAACAGCCTGTTCGGCGTGCTCTCGCTGCTCACCGGCCAACGCTCCGACCGCTTCTATCACGCGGTTGCTTTCACGCGGGTGGAGATGGTCACCGCTCCCGCCACCTCAGTGCGCAAAGCCATCGAAATCGACGCCAGCGTGGGGCTGCTGATGCTGCAGGGCCTCTCCTCGCGCATCTTGCAGACCGAAACCATGATCGAAACCCTCACCCACCGCGATATGTCGTCGCGGCTGGTGAGCTTCCTGCTGGTGCTCTGCCGTGATTTTGGCGTGCCCACCAGCGAGGGGATCACCATCGATCTGCGCCTCTCCCACCAGGCCATTGCCGAAGCGATCGGCTCCACCCGCGTGACCATCACGCGCCTGCTCGGCGATCTACGCAATGCCGGGCTGGTGCAGATCGACCGCAAGAAGATCACCGTGTTTGATCCGCTGGCGTTGGCTAAGCGGTTCAGCTGA